In the Sandaracinus amylolyticus genome, GCGCGATCACCGTCGCGACGACCTCGGCGCGCGCATCGACCGCCGCGACCGCGAATCGCGCGCCTTCCACGACGTAGAGCCCGGTCGCCTCTCGTGTCGCGCGCTCGCGCAGCGCACGCACCAGGGCGACATCGATCGGGCTCACGTCCGAGGGCGCCCTCGACCTCTCCTCGAGTGGGCGCCCGCCCCGACGAACACGTGATGGATCAATGGACCGTCGCAGCGCGCACCGCAGCGTGGTGCGCGGGGACGAGCCCGAGGATGCGCGGGCGACACGCGCCTGTCCATCTCAGGGCGCGGGCGGGAACGTCCACCAGAGCACGAAGGCCACGTCGGGCGGCGACGCGGACCCGCAGACCGTCCGATGCGCACGCAGCAGCCGCGCGGTCACGAACGACTCGGGCACGCCCGCGGTCTCGCCCTCGACCAGCCGGGCCACGCCGCCGTCCCCCCAATCCCAGCCCGCGGCGCGCGCCTCGACCGTGACCTCCGCCGCGTACCCGACGGCGCGGCAGTCGTCGTCCGCGGGCCCGCTGCACGCAGGCTCGGCGGTCCAGCTCACACCGTCGACGGCGAAGCTCGGCCCCTCGAGCGACCCGTCGTGCGCGTAGAGCGCGAGCTCGTAGTACGCGCCCGCCTCGCCCCCCTCGTGCGTCGCGACGAGCACCAGGCTGTCCGCGTCGACGCGCGCCTCGAACGGCCCCGGCTGGAGCCAGATGCGCGACGCGAGATCGGCCCCGACCCCACCGACGTGCAGCACACATCGGCAGTCGGCGTCGGCGTCCGGACAGAGATCGAGCGCGAGCCTCAGCCCGTCGATCTCGGGTGCCGCCTCGGGCGACGCGCTCAGGACGCCCCGCAGCGCCTCGCCTTCACAGCGATCGGTGCCGAGCGGCTCTCGCACCACGCTGACGCGCGCTTCGGACGCTGCGCACGACGGGCCCGCGTCGACCGTGGACGCGTCGACCGCCATCGACGTGTCCTGCGGCGCCGAGGCGTCGAGATCGCGCTCGATGCCATGATCGACGTAGCAGCCGGCGAGCGCCGACACGACCGCGCCGACCGCCAGACATCGGTGCGCCCTGTTCACTCCGCGAGCATACAGGGCGCGGGGGCGGCTCAGCTGCTCGCGGCCTTCGACTCGCTGCCGCCCGAGCTCGACGATCCCGAGCTCGACGAGCTGCCCGAGTCACCGCCGCTCGAGCTTCCACCCGACTCGCCGCTCGACTTCTTCGCGGCGGGCTTGTGGTAGAGGTCCTTGTACCAGCCCTCGCCCTTGAGCATGAAGTTGCCGCCGGAGATCAGGCGCTTCGCCTTCTCCGCGCCGCACTTCGGGCAGACCTTCACCGGGTTCTCGGAGATGCGCTGTTCCATCTCCCAACCGGCGCCACACGCCTCACAGCTGTACTCGTACGTCGGCATGATCCGGCGCGAGGGTAAGCCGCGACGAACGAAAGGCAAGCCCGCCGTCGTCGCCCGTCCGGGCAGGGGCGCTCACGAGACGAGGCGCGGCTTGGCGCGGCAGACCGCGCCCATCGCCGCGCCGAGCACGCCCCACTGCAGCATCGTGAGCACGAGCAGCACGAGGCCCGCGAGCGGCAGGCCGACCCACAGCAGCGCAGCCGGGGCGCCCGCCTCCGCAGCCGCCGCAGCACCTTGCGCCATCGCGAGCACGCCCGCGCCCGCGACCCGCGCCACGAAGGCCCACACCGCGACCACCACGAGCAGGTGGATGGGCGCGCCGATCACCAGCTTGATCGCGCCGAGCACGTCGAAGTACGCGAGGCGCGAGTGCCGCGTCGCCATGAGCGTGAGCCCGATCGGCACGTGGAGCGCGAACAGGAGGTTCACGACGACGAGCCGCAACGGCAGCTCGCCCGCCGCGATCGCGTCCGGATCGGCGCCCACGCCCGAGAGGACGATGCCGACGTTCACCACGATGAACGTCGCCATGATCACGCCGCCGTCGAACACACGCGCGTAGAGGTCGTCGCCGTCGAAATCGGGCGGCGCATCGGGGCCCTCCTCGCGGCCCAGCGCGGCCCACAGACACGCGCGGAACCACGAGAACAGGTGCCCGATCCAGAACGCCGTTCCGCCCAGCATCCCGAGCACCGACACCCCGAGCCCGGTGTAGCTGCGCGTCAGCACGAGCCCGGTGCCCGCGGTCGCGAGCAGCACGAACCCGATCGCGAGCACCACGGTGCGCAGGAACCAGCGCGACGCGCCGCCGCGCAGCGGCGTCAGCAAGGTGCGCGGCAACGACGCGAAGAACGTGAGGAGTGACTCGCCCTCCGGCTCCTCCTGGGCGACCGGGGCGCTCGACACCGGGCCCTGCGGGGGCGCGCTGCGGCGCGGGGGCAGCGGCGTGAGCGGATGATCGAGCTCGAGCTCCGGGAGCGGCAGCAAGGGCGCGTCGAGCACGGGAGGCTCGCTCGCGGGCGCGCTCACTGACGAGCCCGGCGCCGGTGGCCACGACGACACCGCGGGCGGGGGGATCGGGGTGGGGGGCGGCGGATACGGCGAGGGACGGGACGCAGCCTGGAGCCCCCGATGGCTCGAGGGATGACGGCTCGCGGGCTGGAGCCCCTGCGGGCTCGGGTACGACCCGCGGCGCAGCGGGCGCTTCAGCAGCCGCACCCGCCATCCAGCGCGGCGCAGCGGCACGAGGAGCTCCTCCGCGGAACGCTCGTCGACGTCCTCGAGCACCTTCGCGGGCAGCGCCTCGAGCGCGCGCCACGCGCCCCGCGGGTCGAGCCCCAGCACCACCGCCGCGGCGTGCACGGCCTGCTCGCGATCGACGCCATCGTCGATCGCCTGGAGGATCACGTCGTACCGATCCAACACGGCCCCCTCGTCGCGCCGCTCCCTGGCGCTCCGTGCCGCGAGCGTGATGCCCGCCGCGATGGGCCGCCATCGGAATCACCCGACGCTCGTTGCGACGCCCCGCCAGAACGACGAGAGCCGCCCGGCATCGTGCGGGGCGGCTCTCCGTCGATCGGGCTGCGCCGTCGATCGGGCTCAGCCCTTCGCCATCTCCTCGCGCTTCTTCAGCTCTTCGAGCGCCGCCTCGAGCTCGGCCATCTCGGCCTCGTCCATCGGCGCCTCCTCGGCCTCGACGCGCGCCGGGACCGCGGCCTCGCGCGCCGGGATGAGGCCCATCTCGCGCTTCAGCTCCTCGAGGTCCGCGTCGGCGCCCGCGGTCTGCTCGAGCCGCGCGAACTTGTTCTTCAGGACGTCGCCCGAGTACTCCTCGTGCAGCTCGCCCGCAGCCTCGGCCTCCGCCTCGGCCTGCTCGATCTTCTGCTCCATCCGCGAGAAGGCATCGAAGGCGCTGGTGTCCTGGAGGGACCCCATCGTCTTCTGGATCTCCTGCATCGCCTTCGCGCGGTTGTTGCGCGCGATGAGGACGTCCTTCTTGCGCTTCGCCTCACCGATCTTGTTGTTCAGCGCCTGCAGCGCGGCCTTCACCTGGTTGACCGCGATGTTCTGCTTCTTCCACTGATCCTCGAACGCCTTCGCGATCTGCTCGTGCTCCTTCTTCCGCTGGAGCGCTTCCTTCGCGAGGGCGTCGTCGCCGGCGCGCACGGCGAGCATCGCCTTCTTGTGCCACTCGTCGCCGACTGCTTTTTCGCTCTGCCATTGGCGATGCAGTCGCTTCTCGTCGGCGATCGCGATCGCGACCTGCTTCTTCGCCTCGACGAGCTGCGCGTTCATGTCGAGGATGATCTGGTTGAGCATCTTCTCCGGATCTTCCGACTTGGAGATCAGGTCGTTCAGATTGCTCTTGATCAGCGTCGCGAGGCGGCCGAAGAAACCCATCTTCGTGTTGTCTCCCCTCAGGCGTCGGGTGGATCAGACGTCGGCGCGGCGATCGTCGTTGCGGCGATACTTCGCGATGCGCTCGTGGTGGTTCGCCATCGCGAGGACGAACTCCTCGACGACGCCGGCGAACTCGTTGAAGTCGAGGTTCTCGAGCAGGTGGCTCGCAGTGAGCAGCACCATGCCGTCCGACGCGCCGTAGGCGCCGTGCACCATCTCGGTCGCGTTGAGGCGCAGCAGCTCGAGATAGAAGTCGCCGCACTTCTTCGGATCGATCGCCGAGAGGTCGATGACCTTGAGGCGGAACAGGCAGATGCCGTTCGCGATCCGGACGACGATGTTCTCGCGCGAGCCCGACGCGTCACCGACGAGCCAAGTGTCCTCGGCGAGCTCGCGGTGCGGGTGGTTCGAGCGGAGAAGATAGGCTTCGATGTCCTCGCGCGTCCTCATCGCCGGCGTTCTCTCCGTGGATGATCGCTCCTCCCTCGAGAGCGAGCATCGCGGAGAACCGTACCGCCGTTCGCGAGAACGCGCGAGAGCCAACCTTCTTTCCCGACGCGCGCAGAGAGCGCGTCGAGATCAGGTCATTCCTCGTCGCCGCCCGGGTTCGCGAGCTTGCGCGTCCAGAGGATCGCGTCGCGACGCTCGGCGGTGCCCTTCGGGCCGCCGCCCGAGATCTGCACGCCGCTCGCGAGGAGGCCCGTCTTGCGGAAGCCCGCCGCGACGTACGCGGTCGCGAGGCCGATGTCGTCGCTCGGCGCGAACCCGAACGCGCTGACGATGCCGCGCTCCTTGAGGTCGTCGCACAGAAAGCGCAGACCGCCGGTCAGCGCGAGCACGTCGAGGTCGTCCGTCGGCGCGCGCAGCACCTCGACGAGCGAGTGCCCGAAGCAGTCCTGGTACTCCGCCGAGAGCCAGTTCGCGCGGCCCTTCTTCGCCGTCGCCTCGACGAAGTAGCGCGCCGCGTCGCGGCCGAACGCGTCGAAGCCCGAGAGGCCCTGGCCCTTGCGCCAGACCTCGTCGCGCGCCTTGAGCGCGTCCTCTTCGTCGCCGATCACCGCGCTCACCATCGGGAGCGTCTCGGGGACCTCGCGCGCGTTCTTCTTGCCCGCGTTGACGGTGCGCTCCGCGAGCTTCTGTCCCTCGTCGCCGACCTCGACCGACGCGGTCTTCTCGCCGATGACGCAGCCCACGAGGTGGCCGTCGCTGCGCTTGTAGAAGCCGGGGATCGTGCCCTCGCGGACGAAGCCGACGCGGGTCCAGCTCGAGACCTCGTCCTTCTCGACGAGGAGGATCACCTTCTCGACGCCCTCGCGGCGCGCGACGTTCTGGATGAAGAGCCTCTTCGCCGGCAGCGCGCCCGAGCGGAAGTCGATCACGCGGATCAGCCCGACGCGTCGGTTCAGGAGGAGGCACAGGAACGCGCTCTCGCTCTTGAAGTGGAGCTCTTCGACGACGGGCTGGTTCTCGGGAGTACGCGCGGCGGCGGCCTTGGCCATGAAGGAAACCTCGCTGGAGCTCAGAGAGCGGCGGTTCGCTAGCGATGCGCCGGGGTGCAGTCGCCGAAAACCGAGGGAATTCGGGGCGGCAATCCTGGATCTCGGGGCGTCGAACGTCAAATGGACGGCGAAACGGGGTCTGGAGACCCTGTTTCACACGCGAATCCTGCGGGTCAGCGCTTCTTCGCCGGCTTCGGCGGACGGCTCGCCTCGTAGCGCGCGATGTAGCCGTCGACCGTGATGCGGCGGACGGTGTCGCGGATCACGTCGAGCGGCAGCGCGTCGAGCGAGCGGAAGCGGAGGCACGACTTGCCCATGTCGAGCTTCTTGCCGCTCGCGCGGTACGCCTCCTCGAAGCGCGCGCGCTCGGCCTCGTCGGCGTACACGCTCATCAGGTAGAGCGACATCGTCGTCTTCTGCGACGCGAGCGAGAGCACCGCGAGCGGCTGCCCGTTGTACGTGTCGGGATAACGCGAGAGCGGGATCGACCACGTGATCATCCCGTGTTGGATCGACTCGTCGAAGCCGGGGGCGAGGCTCGCGTCGATCATCTCCCGCAGCTGCGTGATCGCAGCGCGACGATCGGCGGGGAGCGCAGCGAGGTAGTCGGCGACCGTGCTGAGCATGCGCGCGAGGCTACGCCGGAAACGAAAGGGCCTGCCCACGACGCGCGCGGGCAGGCCCCTTCAGGAGATGCGCTTCGGATCAGCGACGCGCGGGCGCCTCGCGGAGCGCGCGGTCGATCGCCTGCTGGAACGCGGGGAACGGCTGCGCGCCCTGGAGCAGGCGGCCGTTGATGAAGAACGACGGGGTGCCGATCTCCGCGCCCGCGCGACGGACCGCTTCCATGTCCGCCTGCACGGCGGCCTGGTGCGTGTGCTCGTCGAGCGCGCGGCGGAAGCGCGCCATGTCGATGCCGGGGATCTGCGTCGCGTAGCGCTCGAGATCCTCACGCGCGAGCGCGCGCTGGTTCTCGAAGAGCGTGTTGTGGAACTGCCAGAACGCTTCCGAGCCGCGCTGCGCGAACACTTCCATCGCCGCCTCGGCCGCCGGGCCCGCCTGCTGGTGGAAGGGCAGCGGGTAGTTGCGCCAGACGAGGCGCACGCGACCCTCGTACTGCGTCATGACCTGCTCGAGCGTCGGACCGACGCGGCCGCAGAAGGGGCACTGGAAGTCGCTGAAGATCTGGATCGTGACCGGCGCGTTCGCCGCACCACGGGTCGGCGCGTTGCGCGGGACCGCGATGTCGTAGACGCGATCGGCGTCGGGCGCCGCCGCGGCCTCTTCGCCGCCGCCCTCGGGCATCGGGAGCATGACCGGGCTGGTCGCGCCGTTCGCGATCGTCGCCTCGTACACGCCCGCGCGCGGGGTGCCCGCCGACACGCGCTCACGCGCACGCGCGAGCTCGGCGTCGATCACCTGCTGGAACGCCTCGAAGGGCTGCGCGCCGCGGAGGTTGCGGCCGTTGATGAAGAACGAGGGCGTGCCGCTCGCGCCGAGCTGGCGGGCGAGCGTCTGATCCGCCTCGATCGTCGCGCGGTGCGTGTGCTCGTCGAGCGCGCGGCGGAAGCGCGCCATGTCGAGGCCGACCTGCTGCGCGTAGCCCTCGAGCTGCTCGCGGCCGAGCGCCTGCTGGTTCTCGAACATCAGGTCGTGGATGCGCCAGAACGCGTCGTTGCCACGCTGGCGGTACGCCTCGACCGCGGCCTCGGCGGCGGGCATCGCGTTGTCGTGGAAGGGCAGCGGGTTGTGCTTGAACACGAAGCGCACGTCGCGGCCGTAGCGCTCCTCGATCTGATCGAGCGTGGGGCGGACGCGGTTGCAGAACGGGCACTGGAACTCGCTGACGATCACGATCGTGACGAGCGCGTCGTTCGGGCCCTTCGTGGGCGAGTCGCCGACCGGCACGCGGTAGACCGCGTTGGGGTCGGGCTGGGGGCGGCGCGGCGGCGCCTTCGCAGCAGCGGCCTCACCCTCGGCCGCGGCGGGCGCGGTGCGCGCGCCACGCATCAGCGCGGCGTAGTAGCCCGCGCGCGGCGTGCCGCCCGAGATCGCGCGGTTCGCGCGCTGGATCTCGTCGCGGATGACGGTCTCGAACTGCTCGAAGGGCTGCGCGCCCATGAGCTGACGGCCGTTGATGAAGAACGCGGGCGTGCCACGCGCGCCGAGCGAGTTGGCGGCCTGCATGTCCGCCTGGATGCCCGCCTGGTGCGTGTGGTTGTCGAGCGCCGCGCGGAAGCGGGTCATGTCGAGACCCTGCTGCTGCGCGTACTGCTCGAGGTTCGCGCGCTCGAGGGCGCGCTGGTTCTCGAACAGCGTGTTGTGCATGCGCCAGAAGCCCTCGTCGCCGCGCTGCGCGTAGGCCTCCATCGCGGCCTCCGCGGCGGGCATCGCGTTCTGGTGGAAGGGCAGCGCGTTGTTGCGCCACACGACGCGCACGTCGTTGCCGAAGGTCTCGGTGATGCGATCGAGCGTCGGCTCGACGCGCGAGCAGAACGGGCACTGGAAGTCCGACCACATCACGATCGTGACGAGGGCGTCGTCCGGGCCACGCTGCGGCGCGTTGTCGGGAGCGAGCGCGCGGAAGCGCTCGACGTCGTCCTGCACGGCCGGGCCCGCGCCCGGCTCACCACCACCGCCGGCGCGATCGCCGGCCGCCATCTCGATCTCCTCGCTGGCGGCGCCGCTGCCGCGGCCGGTGAGGTTGCCGATCATCAGGCCGCCGACGAACGCGATCAGGATCGCGATCACGGCCGACGGCGTGCTGATCGTGCCGGTCGGCTGGACCGGCGGGTTGTTGGTGCTCTTGCTTGCCATGAAAAGGGTCCTCTCGTGGCGCACGGCGGCGCGGAGCGAGCCCCCGCACCGGCGAGCGCCGGAACTTGGTTGTCTTCGGATCGAACGATTCGCGAGCAGCGCGCGCACGAGCGCGCGAAGTCCGATCGCGACGCGCGCGCAGGGCGCACGTTTCACGATCGACGATGCGACGCGACGACGATCAGGCGCGCGGGGGCCGGTCGAGCCGGGACGTGACGCCGCTCGGGCCGTGCGTGATCGCGCGCGGCGAGAAGTGGACGAGCGTCACGCCCGCGCGGCCGATGCGCGGCGTGGTCAGGAGCGTGGGGATCGGCGCATGGCGGAGCGTCTCGCGGTGCGAGGTCTCGCGCGCGTCGTCGCGCTGACAGCGAGGATCGTCGGCGGAGCGACACCACGCGACGGGACCGCGGGGGCGCGCCGGCTCCGGCGTCAGCTCGGGCTCGGGCGCGGTGCGATCGACCGTCTCGATCGTGTCGTCGGGCGACTCGAGGACGTCCCCGATCTGCGCGACCGACGCCGTGGGGAACAGCGTATCGGGGCCCAGGCACATGCAGTCGTCCGCCGCCGCGCGGCCCCCCGGGAGGGACAGCGTCGCGATCGCGAGCGCGGCGAGGACGAAACGCGGCATGCGTCGGAGCGCGGGAGTCTACCCTTCGGGTGCTCGGTGGCAACCCCGGGTGCCAGCGCTCTAGGGCCCGCGCATCGTGAGCGGAAGCCCCTCGGCGGGCCCTTCCCGATCGGCATCGCGGCGCGTTGATCGTGCTCCTCGTCGCCATTAGGCTCGCGCGTCTTTCGGAGCCCCGCCCGAGCGAACGAGGCGAGCCCGCTCCGCCGACCAGGGAGACTCGGCTGCGATGAGCACGTTCACCGGTACGCTTCCCGCGCTGATCACGCCGTTCCGCGACGACGAGGTCGACGTCGCGGCGCTGCGCGAGCTCGTCGAGCGCTGCATCGCGGGAGGCTGCGAAGGGCTCGTGCCCTGCGGCACCACCGGCGAGTCGGTGACGCTCTCGGAAGAAGAGCACGCGCTCGTCGTGCGCACCGTGGTCGAGCAGGCGAAGAAGCGCGTCCCGGTCGTCGCGGGCGCGGGCACCGTCTCCACCGCGCACACGATCCACCTCGCGGAGATCTCGCGCAACGCCGGCGCTGACGGCCTCCTGCTGGTGTGCCCCTACTACAACCGCCCGACCCAGGCGGGGCTCGAGGCGCACTTCCGCGCGGTGGCGAAGGCGGTCCCGCTGCCGACGCTCCTCTACAACATCCCGGGGCGCACCGGCGTCGACCTCGCGCTCGAGACCTTCGAGCGGCTCGCCGACGTGAAGGCGATCGTCGGGATCAAGGAGGCGACCGGCAACGTCCTGCGCAGCCAGCAGATCGTCGCGCGGATGGGCGATCGCTTCGACGTGCTCTCGGGCGACGACGCGCTGACGCTCCCGGTGCTGAGCGTCGGCGGCAAGGGCGTGATCAGCGTCACCGCGAACCTCCTGCCCAAGGAGACCAGCGACGTGGTGCGCCTGTGGAACGCGGGCGACGTCGCGGGGGCGCGCGCGCTGCACCTTCGTCTGAACGCGGTGCACGAGTCGATGTTCGTCGAGGCGAACCCCGGCCCGGTGAAGGCCGCGATCGCCGACGCGGGGCACATCGCGAAGGAGATACGCCTGCCGCTGGTGTGGCCCGGCGAGGCGTCGGTCGAGAAGGTGCGCGCGGCGCTGCGCGCCTTCCGCGGGGCGAGCGCGTGACCGCTCGCGCGCTGCGCGTCGCGATGCACGGCGCGGGGGGCCGCATGGGCCGCGCGATCGTCCGCGCGATCGCCGACGACGGAAAGCTCGCGCTGATCGCGGCGATCGATCGCGAAGGCGGGGATGCGATCGGCAAGGACGCGGGCGAGCTCGCGGGCGTGGGGTCGCTCGGGGTCACGGTGTCCGCGGATCGCGCGCTCGCGACCAAGGCGGACGTGGTGATCGACTTCTCGTCGCCGATCGCGACCGCAGCGATGGCGCGCGCGTGCGCCGCGGCGCGCACCCCGATGGTGATCGGCACGACCGGGCTCGACGCCGAGGCGAACGCCGCGATCGACGCGCTCGCGAAGGAAGCCGCGGTGGTGGTCGCGCCGAACACCGGCATCGGCGTGAACGTGCTCTTCCATCTCGCGGCGGAGGCGGCGCGGCTGCTCGGCCCGGCGTTCGACGCCGAGATCGTCGA is a window encoding:
- a CDS encoding FmdB family zinc ribbon protein — encoded protein: MPTYEYSCEACGAGWEMEQRISENPVKVCPKCGAEKAKRLISGGNFMLKGEGWYKDLYHKPAAKKSSGESGGSSSGGDSGSSSSSGSSSSGGSESKAASS
- a CDS encoding PspA/IM30 family protein produces the protein MGFFGRLATLIKSNLNDLISKSEDPEKMLNQIILDMNAQLVEAKKQVAIAIADEKRLHRQWQSEKAVGDEWHKKAMLAVRAGDDALAKEALQRKKEHEQIAKAFEDQWKKQNIAVNQVKAALQALNNKIGEAKRKKDVLIARNNRAKAMQEIQKTMGSLQDTSAFDAFSRMEQKIEQAEAEAEAAGELHEEYSGDVLKNKFARLEQTAGADADLEELKREMGLIPAREAAVPARVEAEEAPMDEAEMAELEAALEELKKREEMAKG
- a CDS encoding YbjN domain-containing protein translates to MRTREDIEAYLLRSNHPHRELAEDTWLVGDASGSRENIVVRIANGICLFRLKVIDLSAIDPKKCGDFYLELLRLNATEMVHGAYGASDGMVLLTASHLLENLDFNEFAGVVEEFVLAMANHHERIAKYRRNDDRRADV
- a CDS encoding DUF1801 domain-containing protein, which translates into the protein MLSTVADYLAALPADRRAAITQLREMIDASLAPGFDESIQHGMITWSIPLSRYPDTYNGQPLAVLSLASQKTTMSLYLMSVYADEAERARFEEAYRASGKKLDMGKSCLRFRSLDALPLDVIRDTVRRITVDGYIARYEASRPPKPAKKR
- a CDS encoding DsbA family protein; amino-acid sequence: MASKSTNNPPVQPTGTISTPSAVIAILIAFVGGLMIGNLTGRGSGAASEEIEMAAGDRAGGGGEPGAGPAVQDDVERFRALAPDNAPQRGPDDALVTIVMWSDFQCPFCSRVEPTLDRITETFGNDVRVVWRNNALPFHQNAMPAAEAAMEAYAQRGDEGFWRMHNTLFENQRALERANLEQYAQQQGLDMTRFRAALDNHTHQAGIQADMQAANSLGARGTPAFFINGRQLMGAQPFEQFETVIRDEIQRANRAISGGTPRAGYYAALMRGARTAPAAAEGEAAAAKAPPRRPQPDPNAVYRVPVGDSPTKGPNDALVTIVIVSEFQCPFCNRVRPTLDQIEERYGRDVRFVFKHNPLPFHDNAMPAAEAAVEAYRQRGNDAFWRIHDLMFENQQALGREQLEGYAQQVGLDMARFRRALDEHTHRATIEADQTLARQLGASGTPSFFINGRNLRGAQPFEAFQQVIDAELARARERVSAGTPRAGVYEATIANGATSPVMLPMPEGGGEEAAAAPDADRVYDIAVPRNAPTRGAANAPVTIQIFSDFQCPFCGRVGPTLEQVMTQYEGRVRLVWRNYPLPFHQQAGPAAEAAMEVFAQRGSEAFWQFHNTLFENQRALAREDLERYATQIPGIDMARFRRALDEHTHQAAVQADMEAVRRAGAEIGTPSFFINGRLLQGAQPFPAFQQAIDRALREAPARR
- the dapA gene encoding 4-hydroxy-tetrahydrodipicolinate synthase, with translation MSTFTGTLPALITPFRDDEVDVAALRELVERCIAGGCEGLVPCGTTGESVTLSEEEHALVVRTVVEQAKKRVPVVAGAGTVSTAHTIHLAEISRNAGADGLLLVCPYYNRPTQAGLEAHFRAVAKAVPLPTLLYNIPGRTGVDLALETFERLADVKAIVGIKEATGNVLRSQQIVARMGDRFDVLSGDDALTLPVLSVGGKGVISVTANLLPKETSDVVRLWNAGDVAGARALHLRLNAVHESMFVEANPGPVKAAIADAGHIAKEIRLPLVWPGEASVEKVRAALRAFRGASA
- the dapB gene encoding 4-hydroxy-tetrahydrodipicolinate reductase, coding for MHGAGGRMGRAIVRAIADDGKLALIAAIDREGGDAIGKDAGELAGVGSLGVTVSADRALATKADVVIDFSSPIATAAMARACAAARTPMVIGTTGLDAEANAAIDALAKEAAVVVAPNTGIGVNVLFHLAAEAARLLGPAFDAEIVEMHHKKKVDAPSGTAIRLAERVAEAKGFGPESFVHGRSGQVGARPEREIGIVALRGGDVIGDHTLVLAGPGERIELTHRAHDRSLFATGALRAARWVASVGRAGRFGMGDVLGF